Proteins from one Bombus pascuorum chromosome 15, iyBomPasc1.1, whole genome shotgun sequence genomic window:
- the LOC132914900 gene encoding elongation of very long chain fatty acids protein 6-like, with protein sequence MSNADYMQLTIPNYSYVFNFEKTYSYTNSLTWSRSHYPNCFLYCGIYAVLIFGGKHYMSNRPKFNLRSKLALWSAMLALFSIMGFLRTAPEMFHTLRHHGFYYSICSPSYLTQDHVSGFWTFLFILSKIAELGDTIFIVLRKQPLIFLHWYHHITVLLYSWLCYIETTATGRWYTVMNYFVHSWMYSYYALKAMQFNPPKWVAMLITTLQLIQMVAGCAVTAMSHYYVASGRDDCHVQLYNAKLGMLMYISYFILFSIFFKNSYLSGKRTKNVGKKDYANDKLKAN encoded by the exons ATGAGCAACGCAGATTATATGCAGCTTACTATACCTAATTACTCATATGTTTTCAACTTCGAAAAAACTTACTCTTATACAAATTCTCTAACATGGAGCAGAAGTCACTATCCAAACTGTTTCTTATACTGTGGGATCTACGCCGTCCTAATCTTTGGTGGGAAACATTACATGTCAAATAGACCAAAGTTTAACCTGAGAAGCAAACTTGCTTTGTGGAGCGCGATGCTTGCATTATTCTCCATTATGGGATTTCTTAGGACAGCACCAGAAATGTTTCATACGTTAAGGCATCATGGATTTTACTATAGTATTTGTTCACCTAG CTACCTTACGCAAGACCACGTTTCTGGTTTTTGGACATTCTTGTttattttgtcaaaaattGCTGAGCTCGGCGACACGATTTTCATCGTGTTACGAAAGCAACCGTTGATTTTTCTACACTGGTACCATCACATAACAGTTCTTCTTTATTCGTGGTTATGTTATATAGAAACTACAGCAACAGGCAGATGGTACACTGTAATGAATTACTTCGTTCATTCATGGATGTACTCTTATTATGCTTTAAAAGCAATGCAATTCAACCCACCAAAATGGGTTGCTATGCTTATTACTACGTTACAACTGATACAAATGGTTGCTGGTTGCGCTGTAACTGCTATGAGTCACTATTACGTAGCGAGTGGACGAGATGATTGCCACGTGCAGCTTTACAACGCCAAGCTTGGTATGCTGATGTACATCAGCTATTTCATTCTCTTCTCTATATTCTTTAAGAATAGTTATTTGTCTGGCAAACGTACGAAGAATGTCGGAAAGAAAGATTATGCTAACGACAAGCTCAAGgctaattaa